The following coding sequences lie in one Ignavibacteriales bacterium genomic window:
- the ispG gene encoding (E)-4-hydroxy-3-methylbut-2-enyl-diphosphate synthase, with protein MIETIKNYCQNVTKYQRYKTKEVFIGSVPLGGNNPIRIQSMTTTDTMDTMATVEQSIRMINAGCEYVRITAPSMYEAQNLAEIKKELNKRGYTVPLIADIHFTPNAAELAARIVEKVRVNPGNYADRKKFQQIDYTDHEYDLELERIRERFTPLVKICKEYGTAMRIGTNHGSLSDRIMSRYGDTPLGMVESALEFVRICDEINYHNIVLSMKASNPKVMVQAYRLLVNKMESEGMNYPLHLGVTEAGDGEDGRIKSAVGIGTLLEDGLGDTIRVSLTEEPEYEVPVAISLTKRYERRGEHNLIPDININPLDPFNYNKRKTFEVSNLGGNNFPVVFSDFSMDGFSNYNDLEPVGYFYQPETDKWNMNDMAADYIYLGGKNVPFNLPSSLKGIYDYAHWKNFEDKSNGLPLFSFEEYFEAKVKSPFVNFVLVNINHLNDLDKFKNEKTVALVLETVNLHGMTEQRRFFIELIAKKINNPVIIKRNYLNEDIEKLMLYSSTDLGALLIDGLGDGVWLANSTVNQNQINRILFGILQAVRLRISKTEYIACPSCGRTLFDLQEVTAKIRSRTEHLKGVKIAIMGCIVNGPGEMADADYGYVGSGVGKITLYRSKNVIKRSVNSESAVDELIQLIKEDNNWIDPIRS; from the coding sequence ATGATTGAAACAATTAAAAATTATTGCCAAAACGTAACAAAATACCAACGATACAAAACCAAAGAAGTATTTATTGGCTCTGTTCCGCTCGGTGGAAATAATCCAATCCGTATCCAATCGATGACCACAACTGATACAATGGATACGATGGCTACCGTGGAGCAATCAATAAGAATGATTAATGCCGGGTGCGAGTATGTTAGAATTACAGCACCCAGCATGTACGAAGCACAAAATCTTGCTGAGATAAAAAAGGAATTAAATAAAAGAGGTTATACAGTTCCGCTTATCGCTGATATTCATTTTACACCAAACGCTGCAGAATTAGCGGCAAGGATTGTTGAAAAAGTTAGAGTTAATCCCGGTAACTATGCCGATAGGAAAAAATTCCAGCAAATTGATTACACGGATCATGAATATGATTTGGAACTGGAAAGAATCCGCGAACGATTTACGCCGCTGGTAAAAATCTGTAAAGAATATGGTACAGCAATGCGGATTGGAACCAACCATGGTTCACTTTCGGATAGAATTATGAGCCGCTATGGCGATACCCCACTGGGAATGGTGGAATCGGCTTTAGAGTTTGTTCGAATCTGTGATGAAATAAATTATCATAACATCGTTCTTTCAATGAAGGCAAGCAATCCTAAGGTTATGGTTCAGGCATACAGGCTTCTTGTTAATAAAATGGAAAGTGAAGGAATGAATTACCCGCTTCATCTTGGTGTAACGGAAGCTGGTGATGGTGAAGATGGAAGAATAAAATCTGCAGTTGGAATCGGAACACTTTTAGAAGATGGACTTGGAGACACAATTCGTGTTTCATTAACGGAGGAACCGGAGTATGAGGTGCCGGTTGCTATTTCGCTTACAAAAAGATATGAAAGACGTGGTGAGCATAATCTTATTCCAGATATTAATATAAATCCGCTTGATCCTTTCAATTATAATAAAAGAAAAACATTTGAAGTTTCTAATTTGGGTGGGAATAATTTTCCTGTAGTCTTTTCAGATTTCAGCATGGATGGTTTCAGCAATTATAATGATCTTGAACCAGTGGGTTACTTTTACCAACCGGAAACTGATAAATGGAATATGAATGATATGGCAGCGGATTACATTTATCTTGGAGGTAAAAATGTTCCCTTTAATCTTCCATCCAGTTTGAAAGGAATTTATGATTACGCACATTGGAAAAATTTTGAAGATAAATCCAACGGACTTCCACTTTTTTCCTTCGAAGAATATTTTGAAGCAAAAGTAAAATCTCCGTTCGTAAATTTTGTTTTAGTCAATATTAATCATCTTAATGATCTTGATAAATTTAAGAATGAAAAAACCGTTGCACTTGTGCTGGAAACTGTGAATCTCCATGGAATGACAGAGCAGAGAAGATTTTTTATTGAGCTGATAGCAAAAAAAATAAACAATCCTGTTATCATCAAAAGAAATTATTTGAATGAAGATATTGAAAAGCTGATGCTTTACAGCTCTACCGATCTGGGAGCATTACTGATTGATGGATTGGGTGATGGCGTTTGGTTAGCAAACAGCACAGTTAATCAGAATCAAATCAATAGAATTTTATTCGGTATACTTCAAGCAGTTCGGTTAAGAATTTCCAAAACAGAATATATAGCCTGTCCTTCGTGCGGAAGAACTCTTTTTGATCTTCAGGAAGTAACAGCAAAGATTCGAAGCAGAACAGAACATCTTAAAGGAGTAAAGATTGCAATAATGGGCTGTATTGTTAACGGACCTGGTGAAATGGCAGATGCTGATTATGGATATGTTGGTTCCGGTGTGGGTAAAATTACACTTTACAGAAGCAAAAATGTCATAAAACGCAGTGTTAATTCCGAATCGGCTGTTGATGAATTAATTCAGCTTATTAAAGAAGATAACAATTGGATTGACCCAATAAGGAGCTAA
- the dnaG gene encoding DNA primase — protein sequence MIIPENKIEEVRSAVNIVDVISESVQLRKRGKNYVGLCPFHQEKTPSFTVSSDKQIFHCFGCHAGGNVFKFLMDLQNISFVEAVQDIAKRAGINLEFQETAPTEEQSEQEILYDINTLVARFFLNNLLQSLQGEIARNYFAERNIKLQTQRIFGLGYALPEWESIVKFVKENNIDLDKAKYLGIIEKNESGGYYDKFRGRIIFPIFSPNGRVIAFGGRVMEKSENTAKYLNSPESAIYSKRRSLYGLYHSKEEIRKLDKALLVEGYMDLISLYQGGVKNVVASSGTALTEEQVQMLSRYTKNVVVFYDADPAGIKASIRSIELLVKQDFDVKIAELPKGEDPDSFIQKFGREEFDDQIKKAQNFLEYQSAQYEKQGLFNDPTLQTKAIRDLVQSAAFVNDELKRSILLKSISRKFNLREKLLEAELEKLLKISSRRDERKTEIKTTTNDQNGSLENIPEAAVRVQAPSERELIKLLYEGDKKIVEFIFHHLAPEDFSNRSYRYLANLIFDALTNDESIAPAVLVEKIEDDRIKQFVFNLSFEKYTISKSWEDFYPGVPESQSLTRHSKDAVRSFKLFHIDLEIKQNNDKIKSAKSDEEIVQLMKANITLEQDKKLIQNDIG from the coding sequence ATGATAATTCCAGAAAATAAAATAGAAGAAGTACGTTCAGCGGTAAACATTGTTGATGTAATTTCAGAATCTGTTCAGTTAAGGAAAAGAGGTAAGAACTATGTGGGTCTTTGCCCATTCCATCAGGAAAAAACTCCTTCCTTTACCGTTAGCAGCGATAAACAAATATTTCATTGCTTTGGATGCCATGCCGGCGGTAATGTATTCAAATTCTTAATGGATTTACAAAACATTTCTTTTGTAGAAGCTGTTCAGGATATTGCAAAGCGAGCCGGTATCAACCTCGAATTTCAGGAAACTGCTCCAACCGAAGAACAGAGCGAACAGGAAATTCTTTATGACATAAACACGTTGGTTGCTCGTTTCTTTTTGAACAATCTTCTGCAAAGTTTACAAGGTGAAATTGCAAGAAATTACTTTGCCGAAAGAAACATTAAACTGCAAACACAAAGAATCTTTGGTTTGGGTTACGCACTTCCAGAATGGGAAAGCATTGTAAAGTTTGTAAAAGAAAATAATATAGATCTGGATAAAGCAAAATACCTGGGAATAATTGAAAAGAATGAAAGCGGCGGATATTATGATAAATTCCGGGGAAGGATTATCTTTCCGATTTTCTCTCCAAATGGAAGAGTAATTGCATTTGGCGGGCGAGTGATGGAGAAATCGGAGAACACAGCCAAGTATCTTAACTCACCGGAATCAGCAATTTATTCCAAGCGACGCTCGCTATATGGTTTATATCATTCCAAAGAAGAAATTAGAAAACTTGATAAAGCATTACTGGTTGAAGGCTATATGGATTTGATTTCGTTGTATCAGGGCGGAGTAAAGAATGTAGTTGCTTCGTCCGGAACTGCGCTTACAGAAGAACAAGTTCAAATGCTTTCCAGGTATACAAAAAATGTTGTTGTGTTTTACGATGCTGATCCAGCCGGTATTAAAGCTTCAATCCGCAGCATAGAGCTTTTAGTTAAACAGGATTTTGATGTTAAGATTGCCGAACTGCCGAAAGGGGAAGATCCCGATTCCTTTATTCAAAAATTTGGCAGAGAAGAATTTGACGATCAAATTAAAAAAGCACAAAATTTTTTAGAATACCAATCTGCACAGTATGAAAAGCAGGGACTGTTTAACGATCCAACTCTTCAAACAAAAGCTATTAGAGACCTTGTACAATCGGCTGCGTTTGTTAATGATGAATTGAAGAGAAGCATTCTGCTTAAATCGATTTCCCGAAAGTTTAACCTGCGCGAAAAACTTTTAGAGGCTGAATTAGAAAAACTTTTAAAAATATCTTCAAGGCGGGATGAAAGAAAAACCGAAATAAAAACAACAACTAACGATCAAAATGGTTCGCTGGAAAACATTCCCGAGGCTGCGGTTCGTGTGCAGGCTCCATCTGAAAGAGAATTGATTAAACTTTTATATGAAGGTGATAAAAAAATTGTTGAATTCATTTTCCATCATTTAGCACCGGAGGATTTTTCTAACCGTTCTTATCGTTACCTGGCAAACCTTATTTTTGATGCCTTGACAAATGACGAAAGTATTGCACCGGCTGTATTGGTAGAAAAAATTGAGGATGATAGAATAAAGCAATTCGTGTTTAACCTTTCGTTCGAAAAATATACTATCAGTAAATCGTGGGAAGATTTTTATCCTGGAGTCCCGGAAAGCCAAAGCTTAACCAGGCATTCTAAAGATGCGGTAAGGAGTTTCAAACTTTTCCATATCGACCTGGAGATAAAACAGAACAATGATAAAATAAAATCTGCAAAAAGTGATGAAGAAATTGTTCAATTGATGAAAGCAAACATAACCCTGGAGCAAGATAAAAAATTAATCCAAAATGATATTGGTTAA